The Vibrio sp. NTOU-M3 genomic sequence CCGGGTCGCTAACCCATTTTCTTCGTAGAGAGCTCATAATCAGATCCTTTTGTTCACTTGTTTGGTGTCCAATTTTTTGTCGTGTTATTTATAATTTTAATACCAAGGTTCAACCTTGTTGTTTTGATTTATTCCGCAGCGACGCCTGCTGCTAAAAATGGAATAAGTTGGTCAACGACAGCTTTTGCATCCATCTGTTTTCCAAAATCATTTTCCGCAATTTCAACCAGAGCTTGACTGGAAGCCATGGTGAAAACACAAGTTCCGAGTGTGAAGTGCAAGCGCCAAAACAACGTTTCTTGCGTTAAATTGGGGTTTGCTTTCATCACCGATTCAGTAAAAAGTGACAACGCATCTTGATAACGGGTCGTAATAAACCAGCGTAAATGCCCTTGAACATCGGTATACCCCCGCCCAATCAACAGCATAAATCGACTGGTGCCGTTTGGACGCACATCATTAAGTGCGCGCAGCGGTGCGCGAAGCGATTCAAACACTTCTGCCATGGTGTAACTGTTATTGAGATTTAAGGTGATCAAAGCATCTTGCACGGCTGGCATAAATGCTTCCAAGTAACGATTTAGCACCGCCCTAACGAGCGTTTTCTTGTCACCGAAATGGTAATTAACCGAGGCAAGATTAACCCCAGCCTTACTTGTGATGGTTCGCAGCGACGTGTCATTAAAGCCATGTTCAGCAAACAGAGCTTCCGCAACATCAAGAATCTTTTCTTTGGTCCCGTTTCGTGCCATTTCAATCACTCGTATTAAACAACTGTTTGAAAATATACAACCAGCACATTTAATTAACAACCAATTAACATCACACTTTTAATTATTGGTCCGACCAGACAGCACCAGTGACCGTTAGAACCATGAAAAATAAAAGAAAATTAAAAATTTGATTTTTTTTATTCAAAAAAGGGAACTGTTTTACACTATCTCGGTCTGAATAAGTGTAGTTAGCAGAGCATTAAGAGTTTACAGGCCGTCAAACTTGTCCCTTACTGTGACTACTAATTTACGCTGCTTTTTCTTATTAACTCCTATGTTTTGTATCCGCCCAGAACCTGATTGTTCTGGGCTTTTTTTATGTACAATCCACGGGGTTAATTAGCTTTTGATGAGTCTTTAAGTGGTACAGTTGCGGGAACAAACACCCAACGGCTACTGAGTACATAATTAAAAAACATACCCGCCAACACACCGGTAACAAGGGCAATCCAAAGAGCCCAATCATCTTTACCCAAAAAGAATAACGTCAGCTTAAAGACACCTAAATTAGGCAGTGATGACACCAGAGCACTAACAAAGCTTTTTGACCATTGCCGAGATACGGCTTTATCCACAACACCAAATGTCCAGCATCGGTTGCCAAACCAAGTTGTGGATGCAGCTAATGCAAAAGCGATGACGCGCGCGAGTTCAATCGGCAGCGCCAACGCGTAAACCCCAATGGCATACGTCGCAGCATCAACCACAAAACCCGCCCCTCCAACCATTGCGAATCGAACAAACCGATGCGACGTCATGGTGTTCTGCATTGATAGAGTGAGCGATGACTCGCCGCCGTTTTCACTAAAACACAATCCATTTTCTGAGATGAAAGCAAGGCTTCAACTTGCTCAGAATTCCCCACCAATTGCACCTGCTGGTATTTTTCTAACTCGCGACTTTGTTGCAACACTTTGGCCTGCCCTTTTGAATAAAACTGGCCGGAAAACGGACGCTTACCCACATAAAAAATAGCGATGTTTGGATCCGCTTCAGCAAGCAGCGCTTTGTCACTTTTCCGCTCAGATACACCAATTTCAATAAATACAACCGCAAGCATTAACAATATAGGCAACATCCAAGTGGTGATTTGAAACCACAGTTTTTGACTGTCAGAGCGAGAAAGAAACATTGCCAGAATAAGCGCAAGAGCAGGAACGCTAGGCAAAACATAAGCAGGGAGTATATTTCCAGAGAACGTAAACAAAATGAGTGGAGACATCATCCAGAATAACGCGAAGCTCAGTAGGCCATCATTATTCCACCAGCTAACTATTTGCTTTCGCTTAAACCAAAGAACCACGGGTAAAATGAACGACCAAGGTGCAGAAGCATAAAGCCAGTACAACCAAATGGTTCCACGAGCTCGTTGGTGTGCGCTGCCATACAGATCACCTTCCCAACCACTGACCAAAAATCGTTTGATATGTTCACCTACGATGAAATAATTCAAAAATCCCGGTGTTGCTTGTTCCGCTAATAAATACCAAGGAAGCGCGATCAGTAGCATTAACAAGGTCCCGCTCAGCAACGGGATACGATGCCAAAGCTCCCCCCACATTTTTACTGGCCCATACCGAAGCAGTAACCAAGGAAAAATAGCTAAGCCAACCAGTACGATGGTTAAAGGGCCTTTTGCTAGCAAGCCAATCGCTAAACCAACAAACCCGACATATGCCCATGCTTTACGTCCTTGCCAACAAAGGTAAAAGCCAGCCATAGCAAGCGATATCCCAAGCGTCAGTGCCATGTCTGTCATCACAGCTCCCGCAGCCACCGCGAAGACACCACAAGTAGCTAAGATCACCGCGGTAATCAGGGCATCAATACCAACACGCCGAGCAAAATACACCATTAATGCAATAACAAGTACACCAGCTAGCCAATGAGGCGCTCGAACCGCAAATTCATTGACACCAAACCACTCGATACCCGCAGCACTCATCCATGTAAACAGTGGGGGTTTGCCCCAAAACGGCACACCATAATCAAATTGAGGCGTTAACCAATTCCCTGTTTCGACCATCAATCTGGCCATTTCACCGTAACGCGCCTCCGTTGTGTCCATTAATGGGTAGGCGCCCAAACTTAGCAACCGAACCAATAGCACGGTCGCTAACACACTCCAGAGATGAACTCGCTTCAACATCATGCTCGCTTCTCCGCTTTAACAGATTGATGTTGAGGTCTTTTTTCCTTGAGAGATTGGAGCAAATACAGTGGCCGCTGCTTAGTTTCAATAAAAATTCTGCCAATGTATTCGCCGAGTAAACCGATACAGAGCAACTGGACGCCGCCTAAGGCTAGCATCACAATCATCATGGATGGATAACCCGAAACCAACTCGCCAAATAACAAGGTTTTGCTTAGGATATAAAGGCCATAACCAAACGCCGACATCGCAACGCCAGCCCCGACAAAAGAAGCCAAACGTAATGGACGAATTGAGAACGAGCTGATGCCATCCATCGCCAGCCCGATCAACTTAACGTAATTCCATTTCGTTTCTCCGCAATGGCGCGGATCGCGTTGGAAGCGGAGCTGTGTCTGCTTGAAACCCGGCCAAGCAAAAATCCCCTTCATGTATCGATTACGCTCTGGTAACTGGTTGATGTGGTCAACGACTTCTCGGCTGAGTAAACGAAAGTCACCAACGTTTTCAGGAATGTGATTTTTAACTAACACGTTCAAAAGCTTGTAATACGAGGCTGCCGTAAAGCGTTTAAATAGGCTCTCCCCTAGTCTTTCACTCCGCTGCATGTTGACCACGTCGTATCCTTCACGCCATTTGGCCAACATGTCGGGGATGCACTCTGGCGGATCTTGTAGATCAGCATCAATCACGACCACAGCCTCACCACAACTATGCTCTAACCCCGCACTCATCGCGGCTTCTTTGCCAAAGTTTCGGCTTAAAGATAGGCTGCGAATAACACACTCTGTCGCTTGGAAGCTCTCCACCACGGCTAAACTGGTATCACTGCTGCCATCGTCCACGTAAATAATTTCCGCTGTATCTGGAATCGTTGCCAATACTTTCATCAGCCGCGCATGAAACATCGGCAATACCGACGCTTCGTTGAAATACGGCACGATCACAGATAACGTTGTTGAAGGGTATTTGATTGTCGAAACAGTTGTTACTAGCCCCATATGCCACTTCTCTCTATCTAAGAACGTACTCGGTACGCTCTATTACGAAATGATCTCTTTTTAGCAACACCCACGTAGAAACAATGTTATTCACGGAATTTTCACGCTAAGTTTGTTGCTATATATCGGGTTAAAGGTACGGAAATACAAAATGAATAACGTTCTATTAATCGAAGATAACCGCGAAATCGCTGGCGTCTTGTTTGACTATTTTGAGTGTTTGGGAACAGAACTCGACTACGCCGATAATGGTGAACTCGGGCTTGAGTTGGCGATGAACAATCAGTTTGATCTGATATTGCTGGATCTGATGCTACCAAGAATGGATGGCCTAACGGTTTGTAACCGATTAAGAGAAGCAGGAAACAACACCCCGATATTGATGCTAACGGCACTCGACAACCGTGAGGATATGTTGCGTGGCTTCGCTCATGGGGCTGATGATTACCTGACCAAACCTTTTGATCTCGATATTTTGGAAGCACGCATGCGAGCCTTAATCCGACGCTATCGTGGTGAAGTGGCGCATAGCAAACTCACGTTTGGCGAGTTGAGTATCGATCAAAAAACCCGGCAAGCTTACCGCCTAGATAAGCGCCTAGCTCTTAACCCAACCACTTACACCATTCTTGAACTGCTTTGCTTCAAGGCCCCCGAGGTGGTGACAAGACAAGAGTTAGCCAGCAAATTATGGCAAGAATACGAACCCAATAATGATGTTTTGCGCAGCCATATCTACCAACTTCGTAACCAATTGGATAAACCATTCGCTAAGCCGATGCTACTGACGATCCCAAAAGTCGGTTACCGTTTGGAGGCGAAGTGATGCTGAAAAATTTCTTAAGCAGCACACAAACACTAACCGGTAGATTGGCGCTCTTTTTTGGTGGTGTTTCCTGCGTCGTCGGCTTAGTCGCTTTCCTGATCTTTTTCCTTGCGTTGCAATGGTCTGAAGATCGGGTCGGCGAACGACGAATTCTGATTGATCGCAATGAAGCCGTAAACGCATTCCTTAGTGGTGCTGAAGGTAAAATCTCCCTCGATACACTCACTGACGCTTACAACGATTTATCGCTCCTACCAGAGCCATACAATCAATACCTGCAAAAACATGATTCATTTTTGGGTGAAGTAGGACTCACCCAGAGCCCTGAATCTCATATGATCTACAAAGGTCATTATTTTGAAAACGGACAAAAGAAAGACATCGTCCTACTCTCAGAAATCGATCAAGTGGAGTTCCACGTTCAAGAAATGCTGGTGTCTGCAAGTATCGTTATCCTCTTCGTTGTCCTGCTGATGTTCATTTTCGGAGCACTGCTGTATCGGTTATCTAAGCGTTTAATCGAGCCCATTAACGAGTTAGCGGCTCAA encodes the following:
- a CDS encoding GtrA family protein, encoding MTSHRFVRFAMVGGAGFVVDAATYAIGVYALALPIELARVIAFALAASTTWFGNRCWTFGVVDKAVSRQWSKSFVSALVSSLPNLGVFKLTLFFLGKDDWALWIALVTGVLAGMFFNYVLSSRWVFVPATVPLKDSSKAN
- a CDS encoding glycosyltransferase; amino-acid sequence: MGLVTTVSTIKYPSTTLSVIVPYFNEASVLPMFHARLMKVLATIPDTAEIIYVDDGSSDTSLAVVESFQATECVIRSLSLSRNFGKEAAMSAGLEHSCGEAVVVIDADLQDPPECIPDMLAKWREGYDVVNMQRSERLGESLFKRFTAASYYKLLNVLVKNHIPENVGDFRLLSREVVDHINQLPERNRYMKGIFAWPGFKQTQLRFQRDPRHCGETKWNYVKLIGLAMDGISSFSIRPLRLASFVGAGVAMSAFGYGLYILSKTLLFGELVSGYPSMMIVMLALGGVQLLCIGLLGEYIGRIFIETKQRPLYLLQSLKEKRPQHQSVKAEKRA
- a CDS encoding response regulator transcription factor, whose protein sequence is MNNVLLIEDNREIAGVLFDYFECLGTELDYADNGELGLELAMNNQFDLILLDLMLPRMDGLTVCNRLREAGNNTPILMLTALDNREDMLRGFAHGADDYLTKPFDLDILEARMRALIRRYRGEVAHSKLTFGELSIDQKTRQAYRLDKRLALNPTTYTILELLCFKAPEVVTRQELASKLWQEYEPNNDVLRSHIYQLRNQLDKPFAKPMLLTIPKVGYRLEAK
- a CDS encoding ArnT family glycosyltransferase: MMLKRVHLWSVLATVLLVRLLSLGAYPLMDTTEARYGEMARLMVETGNWLTPQFDYGVPFWGKPPLFTWMSAAGIEWFGVNEFAVRAPHWLAGVLVIALMVYFARRVGIDALITAVILATCGVFAVAAGAVMTDMALTLGISLAMAGFYLCWQGRKAWAYVGFVGLAIGLLAKGPLTIVLVGLAIFPWLLLRYGPVKMWGELWHRIPLLSGTLLMLLIALPWYLLAEQATPGFLNYFIVGEHIKRFLVSGWEGDLYGSAHQRARGTIWLYWLYASAPWSFILPVVLWFKRKQIVSWWNNDGLLSFALFWMMSPLILFTFSGNILPAYVLPSVPALALILAMFLSRSDSQKLWFQITTWMLPILLMLAVVFIEIGVSERKSDKALLAEADPNIAIFYVGKRPFSGQFYSKGQAKVLQQSRELEKYQQVQLVGNSEQVEALLSSQKMDCVLVKTAASHRSLYQCRTP
- a CDS encoding TetR/AcrR family transcriptional regulator, translated to MARNGTKEKILDVAEALFAEHGFNDTSLRTITSKAGVNLASVNYHFGDKKTLVRAVLNRYLEAFMPAVQDALITLNLNNSYTMAEVFESLRAPLRALNDVRPNGTSRFMLLIGRGYTDVQGHLRWFITTRYQDALSLFTESVMKANPNLTQETLFWRLHFTLGTCVFTMASSQALVEIAENDFGKQMDAKAVVDQLIPFLAAGVAAE